The following proteins are encoded in a genomic region of Lutra lutra chromosome 16, mLutLut1.2, whole genome shotgun sequence:
- the TEFM gene encoding transcription elongation factor, mitochondrial: protein MGLREPRPLPGRMSVGSLLVAGGRGRCFPVPLRSSLFQALHSSCCWKKSAAPKKITPNAAFYDENTKEPGNALDKLFSSEQQASILHVLNTASNKELEAFRLLRGRKSVNIIEHREKFGPFQNLESLMNVPLFQYKTTIQVCNSILCPETGGKKRKFQDNRLLRKLIKPEIERERLKAVHSIVSIVFGTRRVAWAHVDRKLVVLDWQQDECRQLMKGTYISSVYLQEISSVISKMPKADFYVLEKIGFSVQNSSRFPVVLHFHIMEAMLYALLNKTFAQDGQHQVLSMNRNGVGKHFELMIGDTRTSGKELVKQFLSESVLKEQPRVVFPPEKIVLYRQMFSSTEQHRAEELYDSLLQAVAFYELAVFDTEP from the exons ATGGGACTGCGGGAACCCCGTCCTTTACCTGGAAGGATGAGCGTCGGTAGTCTCCTCGTGGCGGGAG GAAGGGGGCGATGTTTTCCAGTTCCATTAAGGTCATCCTTATTCCAGGCGCTACATAGTTCCTGCTGTTGGAAAAAATCCGCTGCACCTAAGAAGATTACTCCCAATGCTGCTTTTTACGATGAAAATACAAAGGAACCTGGAAATGCACTTGACAAGCTCTTCTCTTCAGAACAGCAGGCTTCCATCCTGCATGTGTTGAATACGGCATCTAATAAAGAACTTGAAGCTTTCAGGTTGCTTCGTGGAAGAAAATCTGTCAATATTATAGAGCATAGAGAGAAGTTTGGGCCATTTCAGAATTTGGAGAGTTTAATGAATGTGCCCTTGTTCCAGTATAAAACTACCATTCAAGTTTGTAACTCCATTCTTTGTCCAgagactggagggaaaaaaagaaagttccaggACAACCGGCTCTTGAGAAAGCTCATCAAAccagaaatagagagagagagacttaag GCAGTTCATAGTATCGTATCCATCGTTTTTGGAACTCGAAGAGTTGCCTGGGCTCACGTGGATCGTAAACTGGTGGTGCTGGACTGGCAGCAGGATGAGTGCCGCCAGCTGATGAAAGGAACGTACATATCCTCTGTCTATTTGCAAGAG atttcttCAGTCATTTCAAAGATGCCTAAAGCTGACTTCTATGTTCTGGAAAAAATCGGGTTTTCAGTTCAGAACTCATCTCGGTTTCCTGTAGTGTTACATTTTCATATCATGGAAGCCATGCTGTATGCCTTATTAAACAAAACCTTTGCCCAGGACGGCCAGCATCAGGTGCTGAGCATGAATCGAAATGGAGTGGGGAAGCACTTTGAACTGATGATTGGGGACACACGGACTAGTGGAAAAGAGCTCGTGAAGCAGTTCCTCTCAGAGTCTGTTCTGAAGGAGCAGCCTCGGGTAGTCTTCCCCCCTGAGAAGATTGTCCTCTACAGACAGATGTTTTCATCTACCGAACAGCACAGAGCAGAAGAGTTGTATGACTCATTATTGCAAGCTGTTGCCTTCTATGAATTAGCAGTTTTTGACACTGAACCTTAA